One genomic window of Desmospora activa DSM 45169 includes the following:
- the odhB gene encoding 2-oxoglutarate dehydrogenase complex dihydrolipoyllysine-residue succinyltransferase: MIEVKVPELAESITEGTIANWVKSEGDSVEEGDVLLELDTDKVSLEIQAENAGVLKEIKKQEGDTVEVGEVIALLATGEGTADTGKPAPAAKAQPDTDVKAEEEESAEVTETDGQDTSWATPAARKRARELGIDLNKVGRRDPMGRITTEDVDAYGKQLQPQQSPSVAKPASKAPKAEAKKQPAEDPAKPVERVRMTRRRQTIANRLVQAQQNAAMLTTFNEVDLTAVMEIRRRRKESFREQHDVNLGFMSFFTKAVIGALKAYPLVNAEIQEDELLLKKYYDIGIAVSTDDGLVVPVVRDADRKSFAEIEREIGSLAKKARDNALSLSDLTGGTFTITNGGIFGSLLSTPILNAPQVGILGMHKIQQRPVTLADGSIESRPMMYIALSYDHRIIDGKEAVGFLVRIKDMLEDPEVLLLEG, from the coding sequence GTGATTGAAGTAAAAGTGCCGGAACTGGCGGAGTCCATTACGGAAGGAACGATCGCCAATTGGGTAAAAAGTGAAGGGGATAGCGTCGAGGAAGGCGATGTTCTACTGGAGCTGGATACGGATAAGGTGAGTCTGGAGATTCAGGCGGAGAACGCTGGTGTCCTTAAGGAGATCAAAAAACAGGAGGGCGACACGGTCGAAGTAGGGGAAGTGATCGCTCTCTTGGCTACCGGAGAAGGGACAGCAGATACCGGTAAACCCGCACCGGCAGCAAAAGCACAGCCCGACACCGATGTGAAAGCTGAGGAAGAAGAGAGCGCAGAGGTTACCGAGACCGATGGGCAAGACACCTCCTGGGCCACTCCTGCTGCGCGTAAACGGGCCCGTGAGTTGGGGATCGACCTTAACAAGGTGGGAAGACGGGATCCCATGGGTCGGATTACAACGGAAGATGTGGACGCCTATGGAAAACAGCTACAACCACAACAGTCTCCTTCTGTGGCGAAGCCAGCTTCCAAAGCGCCCAAAGCGGAAGCGAAAAAACAACCCGCCGAGGATCCGGCCAAACCGGTGGAACGGGTGCGGATGACGCGTCGCCGCCAAACGATTGCCAATCGGTTGGTACAAGCCCAGCAAAACGCCGCGATGTTGACAACCTTTAATGAGGTAGATTTGACCGCGGTGATGGAGATTCGGCGTCGGCGCAAAGAATCTTTCCGTGAGCAACATGACGTCAACCTCGGGTTTATGTCCTTTTTCACCAAAGCGGTGATCGGTGCGCTAAAAGCGTATCCGTTGGTAAACGCTGAAATCCAAGAGGATGAACTTCTGCTTAAAAAGTATTATGATATCGGGATCGCCGTTTCCACCGACGACGGTTTGGTTGTGCCGGTGGTTCGAGATGCGGATCGTAAAAGCTTTGCCGAAATTGAACGGGAAATCGGTTCTCTGGCCAAAAAAGCGCGGGATAATGCTCTCTCTCTAAGCGATCTAACCGGTGGTACCTTTACCATTACCAATGGCGGCATCTTTGGTTCGCTTCTATCGACCCCCATCCTAAACGCACCACAAGTGGGGATTCTGGGGATGCATAAGATTCAGCAACGTCCGGTTACCCTCGCTGACGGCTCCATTGAAAGCCGTCCGATGATGTATATTGCCCTTTCCTACGATCATCGCATCATCGACGGAAAAGAGGCTGTTGGCTTCCTGGTAAGGATCAAGGATATGCTAGAAGACCCAGAGGTGCTGTTGTTGGAAGGGTAA
- a CDS encoding M55 family metallopeptidase, which translates to MKLYLSVDMEGISGLVDPTFVDSGQHHYTRGQQLMTAEANHVIDAAFYAGCREIIVNDSHSKMNNLIIEELHPEAKLISGDVKPFSMMQGLDDSFKGAIFIGYHSRASMKGVLSHTMIFGVRHLYIDDVAIGEFGFNAYLAGYYGVPVIMVAGDDEIAKEARALIPNITTTVVKEQQSRTAALCLSPQKSGQLLREKTAQALKKIDQVEPLNPPQNPVLKIEFANYGQAEWANLLPGTHIEKDTTIVTYRAKNILEAYQAMIVMTELAMKATFC; encoded by the coding sequence ATGAAATTATATTTATCCGTCGATATGGAGGGCATTAGCGGGTTGGTCGATCCCACGTTTGTCGATTCCGGCCAGCATCACTATACGCGCGGTCAACAATTGATGACCGCTGAAGCGAACCATGTGATCGATGCCGCTTTTTATGCCGGGTGTCGAGAGATTATTGTAAACGACAGCCATTCCAAGATGAACAATCTGATCATCGAAGAGCTACACCCGGAGGCAAAACTGATTTCCGGCGATGTCAAGCCCTTTTCCATGATGCAAGGGCTGGATGACAGTTTCAAGGGAGCGATCTTTATCGGTTATCACTCCCGCGCCTCGATGAAAGGCGTACTCAGTCATACGATGATATTTGGTGTCCGTCATCTGTATATCGATGATGTCGCGATCGGGGAGTTTGGCTTTAACGCTTACTTAGCCGGATATTACGGGGTTCCCGTTATCATGGTGGCGGGTGACGACGAGATCGCTAAAGAAGCGCGAGCATTGATTCCGAATATCACGACCACCGTTGTAAAAGAACAACAGTCCCGTACCGCCGCCCTCTGTTTATCCCCACAAAAAAGCGGACAGTTGTTGCGGGAAAAAACAGCGCAAGCACTGAAAAAGATTGATCAAGTAGAACCGCTCAACCCACCGCAAAACCCCGTGCTAAAAATTGAGTTTGCCAATTACGGACAGGCGGAATGGGCCAACCTCCTACCGGGTACGCACATCGAAAAAGATACAACCATCGTCACCTACCGGGCAAAAAACATCTTAGAAGCGTATCAGGCGATGATCGTCATGACTGAACTGGCGATGAAGGCAACGTTTTGTTAA
- a CDS encoding metal-sensitive transcriptional regulator produces the protein MAEEGKQQKTTLELEQECDHTHEGKIPDPLKENLIRRMNRIEGQVKGVRSMIERDVYCDDILNQMSAVQSALHSVSRLLLESHIHTCVIERLKEGDQEVTAEFMKTVSKLMK, from the coding sequence ATGGCAGAAGAAGGGAAGCAGCAAAAGACAACATTAGAATTAGAGCAGGAGTGCGATCATACGCATGAGGGCAAAATTCCAGACCCTTTAAAGGAAAATCTCATTCGGCGTATGAATCGAATCGAGGGGCAAGTAAAAGGGGTACGTAGTATGATTGAACGGGATGTTTACTGTGATGATATTTTAAATCAAATGTCCGCCGTGCAATCGGCACTCCATTCGGTTTCACGATTGCTGTTGGAGAGCCATATTCACACCTGTGTGATTGAACGGTTAAAAGAGGGAGACCAAGAAGTAACAGCCGAGTTTATGAAGACCGTTTCGAAGCTGATGAAATAA
- a CDS encoding TlpA family protein disulfide reductase, with protein MSQSIKNGIVVGVALAAVVAAVWGVIGNGFGGKTESKGEQGTAASPDDTLGQTETSKQKRQEADDLPPALPQEGPLRGQDMPEITLVDREGEPVSLRDNDGKSAIINVWASWCPPCKDEMPHLQTAYEKHGDQVQFHMVNLTNRDSLDKMDAFLREEAFTFPVLLDEEGATEKELQILGIPNTFVLDGEGRIIHHIAGYMDEKTVEKIMEELTS; from the coding sequence ATGAGTCAATCGATAAAAAACGGTATTGTGGTAGGGGTTGCATTGGCAGCGGTAGTGGCTGCTGTTTGGGGTGTGATCGGGAACGGTTTCGGGGGAAAAACTGAATCCAAGGGTGAACAGGGTACAGCCGCTTCCCCTGATGATACTTTGGGGCAAACGGAAACATCAAAGCAAAAGCGGCAAGAAGCGGATGATCTGCCCCCAGCATTGCCACAGGAAGGGCCGCTGCGTGGACAGGATATGCCGGAGATCACATTGGTCGATCGCGAGGGGGAGCCGGTGTCGCTCCGGGATAACGATGGAAAATCGGCCATCATCAACGTGTGGGCTTCTTGGTGCCCGCCGTGCAAAGATGAAATGCCTCACTTGCAAACGGCATATGAAAAGCATGGGGATCAAGTTCAGTTTCACATGGTAAATTTAACGAACCGGGATAGTTTGGATAAAATGGACGCCTTTTTACGAGAAGAAGCGTTTACCTTTCCCGTTTTGCTGGATGAAGAAGGGGCGACGGAAAAGGAGCTTCAGATTCTCGGCATTCCCAACACCTTTGTCTTGGATGGAGAGGGTCGAATTATCCACCATATCGCGGGCTATATGGATGAGAAGACCGTAGAGAAAATCATGGAGGAATTGACGTCCTAA
- the resA gene encoding thiol-disulfide oxidoreductase ResA: protein MNKRTRYWVRRILMVVMAGLVGFALYQALADEKTGAEVGESAPDFELETLEGETLKLSDLKGKAVLINFWATWCKPCRDEMPAIQSVYERYQDQDFVVVGVNIAETPVSVKGFARQLELDFPIVLDRNREVTKQYNIGPIPSSVFLDKEGKVVRKQDGQMVEGQIEGYVREALDR, encoded by the coding sequence ATGAATAAACGGACGCGTTATTGGGTTCGACGCATCTTGATGGTGGTGATGGCCGGCTTGGTAGGATTTGCGCTCTACCAAGCGCTGGCTGATGAGAAGACCGGAGCGGAAGTGGGGGAGAGTGCCCCTGACTTTGAATTGGAAACCTTGGAGGGTGAGACATTAAAGCTGAGTGACCTCAAAGGAAAGGCAGTATTGATCAATTTTTGGGCCACTTGGTGCAAACCCTGCCGCGATGAAATGCCAGCGATTCAAAGTGTCTACGAACGTTATCAGGATCAGGATTTTGTAGTGGTCGGGGTAAATATCGCTGAAACTCCGGTGTCGGTAAAAGGTTTTGCCCGCCAGTTGGAACTGGATTTTCCCATCGTGTTGGATCGCAATCGCGAAGTGACAAAGCAGTACAACATCGGTCCCATCCCTTCATCGGTCTTTTTGGATAAAGAGGGAAAAGTGGTGCGCAAACAGGATGGACAGATGGTGGAGGGACAGATAGAAGGATATGTGCGTGAAGCCTTGGACCGTTAA
- a CDS encoding MarR family winged helix-turn-helix transcriptional regulator — translation MSKQHTPHGDAFTEIVLAVFRLNGLLLEAGNRMTKPVGLSSARWQVLGVVEHGAIPVAHVARVMGLSRQSVQQTADALEKDGYIEYRENPHHRRAKLMVLTPKGREALKYVQQQQLDWANRVGRRHSLEGLQEAAVLLRQVSESMEGELQSSPDEERFEGDQSWKK, via the coding sequence ATGAGCAAACAACATACCCCTCATGGAGATGCATTCACGGAAATTGTACTTGCGGTATTTCGTCTCAATGGTCTTTTGCTGGAGGCCGGAAACCGCATGACAAAACCGGTCGGTCTAAGTAGTGCTCGTTGGCAGGTACTTGGTGTGGTGGAACATGGCGCCATTCCCGTAGCCCATGTTGCTCGTGTGATGGGGTTATCCAGACAGAGTGTACAACAAACCGCCGATGCTTTAGAAAAGGATGGTTATATCGAGTATCGGGAAAACCCTCATCATCGCCGTGCCAAGCTGATGGTGTTAACGCCAAAGGGGCGTGAAGCGCTTAAATATGTGCAGCAGCAACAGTTGGATTGGGCAAACCGAGTAGGAAGGAGACATTCGTTGGAAGGCTTACAAGAGGCGGCTGTGTTATTGCGTCAGGTAAGCGAAAGCATGGAAGGAGAGTTGCAGTCGTCACCTGATGAAGAACGTTTTGAGGGGGATCAATCATGGAAAAAATAA
- a CDS encoding cytochrome c biogenesis CcdA family protein, which produces MVVENVTVWLAFAAGVLSFISPCCLPLYPSYLSYITGMSVGQLQDQDRSRQVRRATMLHTLFFVIGFSIVFYALGSMASWMGNVFIDYQDTIRMLGGVLIVLMGLFLLGIFQPRFLLREKRLDVGGKRWGYLGSTLVGIGFAAGWTPCIGPILAAVLYATAMDPAAKLGYITAYTLGFAIPFFVMAFFLGRTRWILRYSQRLMKVGGALMVVFGVLLYFDQMTVMIAWLSGLFGGFTGF; this is translated from the coding sequence ATCGTGGTTGAAAATGTAACCGTATGGTTGGCGTTTGCAGCAGGGGTGCTCTCTTTTATCTCCCCCTGTTGTCTGCCACTGTATCCATCGTATCTTTCTTATATTACCGGCATGTCCGTCGGCCAGTTGCAGGATCAGGATCGATCCCGGCAAGTGCGGCGGGCGACGATGCTACATACGCTCTTTTTTGTGATCGGATTTTCGATTGTTTTTTACGCCTTGGGTTCCATGGCCAGCTGGATGGGGAATGTTTTTATCGATTACCAAGATACGATTCGTATGTTGGGCGGCGTGTTGATTGTGTTAATGGGACTTTTTTTGTTAGGAATCTTTCAACCCCGTTTTTTATTGCGGGAAAAACGACTAGATGTAGGCGGTAAACGCTGGGGCTATCTCGGTTCAACCCTGGTTGGAATCGGATTTGCCGCGGGTTGGACGCCATGCATCGGTCCAATTTTGGCGGCGGTACTCTATGCGACAGCGATGGATCCTGCCGCCAAGCTGGGATATATCACCGCTTATACCTTAGGCTTTGCCATTCCCTTTTTTGTGATGGCTTTCTTTTTAGGCAGAACCCGTTGGATCCTGCGCTATTCACAGCGGTTAATGAAAGTGGGTGGGGCGTTGATGGTGGTGTTTGGCGTGCTACTCTACTTTGATCAGATGACGGTGATGATCGCCTGGCTGAGCGGATTGTTTGGCGGCTTTACCGGGTTTTGA
- a CDS encoding DUF6022 family protein, translating to MEKITTLKEFLQENKESGIEAIAQYIEEHIRASWQGVFQENHDRLLEVYNKAGDPAYGTYLNFLLLPMNKQLKDAGLRPEPRLPGDLDISREWGNIEERQRWMWSTIHTEKGESLGTIVTIVYHDHTQFRIPRQPQIIALNETHKEDIVAALSHRSSDFKHAREFAIEVEEYLKNQQSNS from the coding sequence ATGGAAAAAATAACGACCCTAAAAGAGTTTCTCCAGGAAAACAAAGAAAGCGGGATTGAGGCGATTGCGCAATACATTGAGGAACATATCAGAGCCAGTTGGCAAGGCGTGTTCCAGGAGAACCATGATCGGTTGCTGGAGGTTTACAACAAGGCTGGCGATCCGGCATATGGAACGTATTTGAACTTTTTGCTTCTCCCGATGAATAAACAGTTGAAAGATGCGGGATTGCGGCCGGAGCCCCGATTGCCGGGTGATCTTGATATCTCGCGAGAATGGGGCAACATCGAGGAGCGGCAACGATGGATGTGGAGCACCATCCATACCGAGAAAGGTGAGTCCCTGGGTACTATCGTTACCATTGTGTACCACGATCACACCCAATTTCGCATTCCGCGCCAGCCTCAAATCATCGCCTTAAACGAAACGCATAAAGAGGACATTGTAGCGGCACTTTCCCATCGTTCCTCTGACTTTAAACATGCGCGTGAATTTGCGATTGAAGTGGAAGAGTATCTGAAAAACCAACAAAGCAATAGCTGA
- a CDS encoding uracil-DNA glycosylase, producing the protein MAFTLPNDWPQVLEEELKQPYLQKLKAFLEEERSQHTVFPAESDLFSALKLTSYQEVKVLLLGQDPYHNDGQAHGLSFSVRPGVSHPPSLRNMFKELQEDLGHTPPKDGYLAPWAQQGVLMLNAVLTVRAHQANSHKNKGWEKFTDAVIRAVNAKTDPVVFVLWGNYAKKKKKWIDTERHIIVESAHPSPLSARAGFFGSRPYSTINRALREAGQTEIDWRIVD; encoded by the coding sequence ATGGCGTTTACATTACCCAATGATTGGCCGCAAGTGTTGGAAGAGGAGTTAAAACAGCCGTATCTGCAAAAATTGAAGGCCTTTTTGGAGGAAGAACGAAGTCAACATACAGTGTTTCCTGCAGAGAGCGATCTGTTTTCCGCCTTAAAATTAACCTCTTATCAAGAGGTAAAAGTGTTGTTGCTGGGGCAGGATCCTTATCATAACGATGGACAAGCCCACGGACTTTCTTTTTCTGTACGTCCCGGTGTTTCTCATCCCCCGTCATTGCGCAATATGTTTAAAGAATTGCAGGAAGACTTAGGTCACACCCCACCGAAAGATGGTTATCTGGCTCCCTGGGCGCAACAGGGTGTCCTGATGCTCAACGCGGTTTTAACTGTGCGGGCACATCAAGCCAACTCCCATAAAAACAAAGGTTGGGAAAAGTTTACCGATGCGGTGATTCGTGCCGTTAACGCGAAGACGGACCCGGTCGTGTTTGTGCTGTGGGGTAACTATGCCAAAAAGAAAAAGAAGTGGATCGATACCGAACGCCACATCATTGTGGAATCGGCTCATCCTTCGCCATTATCCGCGAGAGCCGGCTTTTTTGGTAGCCGTCCTTATTCCACCATCAATCGTGCGCTACGGGAAGCGGGGCAAACGGAGATCGACTGGCGAATTGTGGACTAA
- the copZ gene encoding copper chaperone CopZ: METVTLTVKGMSCAHCVQAVEGSLGKLDGVQQVEVHLGAGKVEVQFDAERVSLQQLAETIEDQGYDVA, translated from the coding sequence GTGGAAACAGTGACATTGACGGTAAAAGGGATGTCATGTGCCCATTGCGTTCAGGCGGTTGAAGGGAGTCTCGGCAAATTGGACGGTGTACAACAAGTTGAGGTTCATCTGGGCGCAGGTAAAGTGGAGGTTCAGTTTGATGCCGAACGTGTTTCTCTCCAACAACTTGCGGAAACGATTGAGGATCAGGGGTACGATGTGGCCTAA
- a CDS encoding TVP38/TMEM64 family protein: MTQIFIQWLEDQGIWAAPISIVVNAAVNVLGFIPSLFVTGANVWIWGPLWGFWLSWAGEVLGAGIAFILFRKGIRFWQRQRDQPEWKWVHNLNRWPAHRQFASVLLARIAPIVPSGAVNLLGAFTRIPFTFFLLATMIGKIPSVALEVMVSYDVMHFEENAVRLISVLLILLLGWWIWRARE; the protein is encoded by the coding sequence ATGACACAAATCTTTATTCAATGGTTGGAAGATCAGGGAATCTGGGCCGCGCCGATCAGTATCGTCGTCAATGCGGCAGTCAATGTGCTCGGATTTATTCCCAGCCTGTTTGTCACAGGTGCCAATGTGTGGATCTGGGGACCGCTCTGGGGGTTTTGGCTTTCTTGGGCAGGGGAGGTTTTGGGAGCGGGGATTGCTTTTATCCTTTTTCGCAAAGGGATCCGATTTTGGCAACGGCAACGGGATCAACCGGAGTGGAAATGGGTTCACAATCTCAACCGCTGGCCGGCCCACCGTCAATTTGCATCGGTACTGCTGGCTCGGATCGCTCCTATCGTACCATCCGGTGCCGTCAATCTTCTAGGAGCATTTACCCGTATCCCCTTCACATTTTTCCTTCTTGCCACCATGATCGGAAAAATCCCCTCCGTCGCATTAGAAGTAATGGTCAGTTATGATGTGATGCATTTTGAGGAAAATGCGGTTCGCTTGATCAGCGTTTTATTGATATTGCTGTTGGGTTGGTGGATATGGCGAGCAAGAGAGTAG